In Oryza sativa Japonica Group chromosome 1, ASM3414082v1, the genomic stretch CTCTCATGGTTTCCACAAATTCCCGATGTTGTTCTTGTGCCTTTTTCTTtggctaaaattaaaagttctAGAAAACATCGTGTCATGCTAGTTTTGAGcagaagtttaaaaaaaaaaagaggttatCTTTGACCAGAATACTAGATGGATATCCCAATAACTTCCAATGGCTCTACGGTTTGAGATAGTTCAATATGCAACTTCTTTCCAAGGGCCGCTCTATTATTTGGAAATAATTCAACATGAACTTCCCAAGGGCACTACGGTTTTAGATAATTCATCGAATTAATAACTGCATTCTGTAGTTTGATTTGCATACATGTAATCCTCAAGATATCTCCACGTATAACTAATCTTGCATATCCTGCCTATTCAGAATTGAGATATATCTCATCTAAACTCTCAATTAATAATTGACAGGTGCACACACAAACACGGGATTATGGCGGCGGATAAGAGCCCTATCGACGAGGCTCTCCTACATGGCAAACACGAAGAGGCTCTCCTACATGGCAAACACGAGCACGTGGAGCAGCAGCTCCTCCCCACCAGCGGCGGCTCATTCTGCATCACCGGCGCTTCCTTCGGGAGGAGTTGCCTCAACCTGAGCAACGTGATATCTGGCATCGGGATGCTCTCCGTGCCGTACGCGTTGTCGCAGGGCGGGTGGCTCAGCTTGGCGCTCTTCGCCATGGTCGGCGCCATCTGCTTCTATACTGGCAAACTCATCTATCGCTGCATGCGCGCCGACCGTTGTGTACGGAGCTACCCGGACATCGGCTACCTCGCCTTTGGCCGTTACGGCCGGACAGCTATCGGCCTCATCATGTATGTCGAGCTCTACCTCGTCGCCATCAGCTTCCTCATCCTCGAGGGCGACAACCTCGACAAACTCCTCCCCGGCACGGTGGTGAAGATCCTGGGGTACCAAGTGCATGGGAAGCAGCTGTTCATGCTCGTGGCGGCTGCCGTCATCCTCCCGACGACGTGGCTCAAGAACCTGAGCATGCTTGCCTACGTCTCGGCGGTTGGGCTCGTCTCGTCGGTGGCGCTGACGGTGTCGCTGGTCTGGGCCGGCGTGGCCGACAAGGGCTTCCATATGGCGGGCAGTAGTATCTTGAATCTCAGCGGGTTGCCCACCGCCCTCAGCCTCTACTTCGTCTGCTTCGCTGGCCATGGCGTCTTTCCGACCGTGTACTCCTCAATGAGGGCCAGGAAGGATTTTCCTAAGGTATAGTTTTTAAAATGTATTTATGTGTTGTACTTGGTAGTAAGTTtgctaaaatttgtgataataaTTAACAATGCAAATTTAGAATTATGGTTAATGAAATTGAAAAGTCAATTGTGGAAATAAATTAGCAACAGGTTTAGTAAGAATACaacatattgtttttttattctaTGTATGCACGGAAGACGCACACactcattattattttttagaaatcgTACATCAGTATATTACTAATCATGCACACTATTAGCTCATGGAAGTTTTCTTAAACAATTTTGATCCTTTCACCATTCTTTTACTGATACTTATCCATGATCTAACGACATATATTGTATCAACCGTTGCATTCAATGGTCCATATTTTCATATGATGTAGCTCAATGATGTTGCATTTTAAGTTTTACCTTTCACTTAGAGAGATTTGGCAACCAATGATAATTGATCATTGGATTATCAGTTCCAATTATCATAATTTGGTTTATGAAaccatgatgatgatgatgatgatgatgatgatgataacgCTCTATTCCTCTCCAATTAATGTGCAGGTTTTGCTGATCTCTTCGGTGTTGTGCAGTCTCAACTACGCAGTGACAGCAGTGTTGGGATATAAGATCTACGGTGAGGATGTGCAGGCGCAGGTGACACTAAACTTACCCACGGGAAAGCTGTACACCAGGATTGCCATCCTAACGACCCTGATCACCCCACTGGCGAAGTACGCGCTCGTGATCCAGCCCGTCACGACCGCGATAGAGGAGAAGCTgtcgacagcggcggcggcggtagcggctGATGCCGAAAACAATAGGCTAACCAGGGTGCTCACCAGCACAACCGTCGTCTTCAGCACGGTGGTGCTGGCATGCACGGTGCCCTTCTTCGGCTACCTCATGTCGTTCATCGGGTCCTCATTGAACGTCACTGTCGCCGTCCTGTTCCCGTGTCTGAGCTACCTCAAGATCTACATGCCTCGAGGAGGAGTTGGCCGCTTCGAGGTGGCGGCGATCGTTGGGATACTGGTCATCGGAGTGTGTGTCGCCGTCATTGGCACCTACACCTCCCTTCACCAGATTATAGGCACATTTTGATTGTACATTTGTGGGTATGGTGGTAGGTTTAGGTAGTAATTAAATAGGtttcaaattcttttttttatttattttcttaaaaaaacaacatatatgTTATACTGAGTGTTAAGAATCAACTGAGCGGCTATATATTGCATGTGTACTCTCCTGGAATGCATATGTGTATTATCACTAAGGAAGTTTCAGAACTTTCATTGTCTTCATGTTGACTAATTATtgcagctaaaatttaaattttgaaattactTAAGTTTTAAGTTATTCTGAAGTTTATCCATCATAGTTTATCTTCTTCTACCCTTAGATTTAAATCACTGGTAACATGTATAAAAGTTGGGATTTGTAACATATAtgtctgcaattttttttttggttttatctataaattattatttttggttTGTTTCATTCAAGGCTTATTAGCCTAACTAAATTTTGTCGATTCTGAAAGTATGGTGAAATATGACGCAAATGGCCATGCTTCTTATGAGattaattttttaatgaaaGATCGGTAGAGTAAATTCCATTTGTTTtctaatagatgacgccgttaacttttaaataaatgtttgaccattcgttttatccaaaaattttatataaatgtataagataattaaatcatgcttaaagtactttaagtgataaaacaacttaaaaaatatatattataattacataaaatttttgaataatacgaatagtcaaacgtgtGACAAATAATCAATGGTGTCATCTATAGAAAAAAAcagaggcgatggcggcggctgcgatCCAGACCGGTGGATCCCTCGACGAaggcgaggagaggaggagaagttcACCGGTGAGCTGCGTGCCGTCACCGGCACGCAGCTCGATCTCCATTTACTTCGCCGTCTTCCCCTACTGCATGCAAACAATGTTGTATCGAGGGCTCTGCACCACGATCGAAGTGGTCCTCGAGCTCTGGGTACTCCGATTGCCTTGCCTAGTTGGAGCTTCATTAAGCCATGCATGCTCGCGGGAAGGAGCTCAAGCTGATAGCCCACTCGTGGAGTCTGCCACCGCCAACTCCACCACACCTCGTTAATTTTGCCGTCGTCGGGCGGAGCAGCTTCCAGAGCTGGCGCCCGGCCCTCTACTACCCTCACCGCCCGCCGCCTTGCTCCTCATCGGCGCGGCCCGCTCGCCTTCCTTTTCCGTGGCTCGAAATGGAGTAACTTGTAGAGCCAGCGCTGCTCCAACAGGGAGTAGGAGGCTGGCTGCCGCTGGACTTCGAGTTCGGCCCACCCGTGCTGATCCCCTTTCGCTCTTGCCCCGTGCTCCCTCTCGCAGTGGCCCTACCCTCTTCCATATTATTTTCTGGACGTAATGACATGTAAAGCGCCATGTAGATGtcaagtgagaaaaaaaaacaagtcaaaATGTTATGTAGGATAAAACTGTTGTTTCAAATCACCCTAGGATTtgatttgcactggttttgatagtagaaataggggtgggcagaaaaagaccgaaccgaaaagaccgagaccgagaaatccggtcatcaattcggtcctaggtagtaaaagaccgaattttgttcggtcaactcggttagtctcctcgggtaaccgaatagaccgaattattaaaaaaatgtctaaataCAACATATAATCCACTatgtttaataggattaaattctaattttcacatccctacttTTTCTAGACATGCAACctaataagagtctttactcataACTGCTtatgattgttttttttgttatttttgtgttgaaaatttccattatttctttgcatatataaAAATGTTATTGTATTTCGGTTAGGACCGAGAAGACTGAGACCGAATTTGTCGGTCCTGACATTTTTTCGttgaaattcggtcttcacttttcaaagaccgaaattttcggttagaccgaatgcccaccctTAAGTAGAAGTATGACATATACTTTTGTGGAGGAGGGATGAAAATGAAACTCGGCCTATAGCTGAGGTatgcaaaatggactttttccttgTTCCTATTAAGGCCTTCTTTATTAGGCCGAAATACCAGCCCATAGGTGGACATGGATGGTCTCAGACTATGGACCATGTCCAAATGAGGCCTCGTAGAAGGTAACGAAAGCTAGAGGTTACAGAGGGCCAGCAGCATCCCGGCATAGCCGGTTGGCTAGCAGTCCCGGTCCAAAACCAAACTCGGGAGTCCACCAATGCTGCTAGGTCTCGGTGCCGGTGGGTCTCTCGTCGGACCTGGGCTTCAGTTGGGCACCATGCGAGCAGCAGACACCGGCACACCGCGTGAGCAACTAGCGAAACAGCAGACACCGCGCGAGCCGTGAGCAGCAAAGCTTTCGCTACGCATCTTCGCTAGCTGCAGAATGCCCCCCAAACCCTTTGCTAGCTGCAGAACGCCCATCCTTCC encodes the following:
- the LOC4325958 gene encoding amino acid transporter AVT1I, which translates into the protein MAADKSPIDEALLHGKHEEALLHGKHEHVEQQLLPTSGGSFCITGASFGRSCLNLSNVISGIGMLSVPYALSQGGWLSLALFAMVGAICFYTGKLIYRCMRADRCVRSYPDIGYLAFGRYGRTAIGLIMYVELYLVAISFLILEGDNLDKLLPGTVVKILGYQVHGKQLFMLVAAAVILPTTWLKNLSMLAYVSAVGLVSSVALTVSLVWAGVADKGFHMAGSSILNLSGLPTALSLYFVCFAGHGVFPTVYSSMRARKDFPKVLLISSVLCSLNYAVTAVLGYKIYGEDVQAQVTLNLPTGKLYTRIAILTTLITPLAKYALVIQPVTTAIEEKLSTAAAAVAADAENNRLTRVLTSTTVVFSTVVLACTVPFFGYLMSFIGSSLNVTVAVLFPCLSYLKIYMPRGGVGRFEVAAIVGILVIGVCVAVIGTYTSLHQIIGTF